The window CCTACAAGTAGACACACTATATGATGTGGTAATCTGCTGTGTCAAGGAGCGGGCCAATGCTGCGCTCTACATGATGAAGAAGAAGCGTATACGACATCTGCTCGTGACCGACGACGGTAAGGTGCGAGGGATCGTGACGGATCGGGATTTTCGACTGATGCGGCCCTCTCCCGCCACGAGCCTGTCGATCTACGAGGTGCACTACCTGCTGGATAAAGTGAAAGTCAAAGAGATCATGACCAAGAAGGTAATCACCGTGACGCCGGAGACCCCGATCACCGAGGCGGCGCGTCTGCTCCTGAATCGGCGGATCGGCGCGCTGCCGGTTGTGAAGGATGAGAAGGTCGTCGGTATTATCACCGAGACGAACATGATCCGCGCCCTGATCGATCTGGAGGAGGCTTCGTAAAGGTAATAGGGGCGAGCAGTCTATCTGGCGGCAAATGCTTGGACCGACCAGTCTCGAACAATGCCTGTGTGTGTGTCTGTCTGCGGAGCGCACGATCGCCAATCAGGTGGAATCCATCACGTGACAGTTGTCAAGCCATCTGTAACTTGGCGATCAGCCGCAAGCGGCGCAGCCGGTCCCCTGGGTTGGAAGTTAGGCATTAACTGTTGAGGAAGCCTTCCCATTCCTGCTGCGACCAACTGAATGAGCCGATTGGCGCAATGGGTGCGATTGGCGGGATTGGGGGAATCGGTGAAATGGGCGGAATTGGTGGGATAGGAGCAATAGCCGGAATAGGTGGAAGCGGTCCACCTTCCGCTCCGTCCATAAAGGTTACAGCGTGGCCTTGGCGATCACGGAAAAAGCCTCTATCCAGCACGCCCAAATGCCGGCCTTGATACGTATAGACCGCTCCGTTTTGAATGAACGCCCGATACCTGTTGTTGCGATCGTAGATGACGCCGTCGTCGCTGAGCCACCCAACCGTTTGGCCGTTGCGTGCATAAATTGGCTGCATTGCGATAAACCTCCTTTAATGCCGAACACCTGAATTGAGCCGTGCCGCGAAGCGGCATCGGATTGAATGAATTGTTAGGGCTCATTGCGTGTTCTGAGCTCGCGATATAGCCGCATGGCTCCGCCGACAGGCCGCTCTAGCGGATTTTCTTTGCAG of the Candidatus Methylomirabilis tolerans genome contains:
- a CDS encoding CBS domain-containing protein; its protein translation is MVICCVKERANAALYMMKKKRIRHLLVTDDGKVRGIVTDRDFRLMRPSPATSLSIYEVHYLLDKVKVKEIMTKKVITVTPETPITEAARLLLNRRIGALPVVKDEKVVGIITETNMIRALIDLEEAS